The following coding sequences lie in one Vanessa tameamea isolate UH-Manoa-2023 chromosome 17, ilVanTame1 primary haplotype, whole genome shotgun sequence genomic window:
- the LOC113394772 gene encoding protein transport protein Sec31A isoform X1: MKIKELKRTVNMSWSPAEHYPTMLVTGSAAQQVDASFSTNSYLELHSLNLGDSSLDFEMKSSIQTKHKFQKLVWSGAGIIVGGCDGGLLEFYSAEKLLNNASDSLIGSSSKHNGHVSALDVNPYQKNLLASGASDSEIFIWDLNNTSQPMAPGNRSQPYDHVQGLAWNQQVQHILGSTFATRCLVWDLRKNEPIMKLSDSQFRTRWRALAWHPGVATQLCVASEDDQAPVVQLWDLRLAASPLATLEGHEKGALALSWSRHDHDLLLSAGRDGRLLAWNPNNTKPGGELVVEVNRQSAWVFDVAWAAREPGLLAAASFDHSLALHTLFATSSVAGGSSASNNNIMDSFGGADSFAALPAVQLSAPPPAAPAQPPRAPRWMRRPAAAKFAFGGKLVTFEKCPQETDSHKLVYVSQVVSEPEIVEKAFELDTVIGLTLSQEPGAAEKLAEYCRVKGDAATDQHERFTWFFLRANFLPTYRTEILNLLGFKQEEISSKFKSQPNNEPRAPQDNFGLSRRESTETEAELSTDTSTDLSDAQTLIEKKLASIDLEPTVTNVVIPSGDDSTSLICRALVCGNIEEAVDLCLEAKRVADALIIASLGSQELQYRVQRAQLSARAADPVALVAGALLRGAWDGLLRAVAPAAWRHALAALAAHCEPRALAHYCEVLGDKLAADSEPALRDAAALCYVCGAHGDALAARALRAPPPAAAELARQAELALLMRAAAAVQGRPAQEGGQLDALLSRYAARVAAQGCLHSALAALRGARSELRERLHAALASRDQKQQQYQQQHQHQHQQQQTSTRARTVSTHSNFANNENIGAYKMQPPAATHEPQSWSASSHPPRPASVSSQPGGITSRSKYKVDPSVQSAPLYNQYSFNNPPQAPSYGYNSPIPDQYSAASVPSHNFTPINQQQNYPSNPPQLMNPLNSAPLNPMNPLNPAPLNPMIPLNPMNTLNQSNNATLNPMHPSVNGNYYQAAEAAPGPKPAAPGWNDPPMLTSRPKPKQEIQQQAPITHPLFGVEPPQYVPLVPTSQYPGQQAQYPGQQAQYPGQPALYPGQQQQYPGQMVQYPGETTQYPGQYADQQYQGSYQPAMQTGYPQQVESPAPAEPVQKGPLPAEYVDLQTVFDSLRNACSEKATNQQMKRKLEDVQRRLETLYDMLREHRLSEAALAQLRAARAAGAAGEHARALAAVAALATGPDFAAAAAFLPGLKMLFLLAAQMKAQAR, from the exons GTCATGTGTCCGCGCTCGACGTTAATCCTTATCAGAAGAATCTCTTGGCTTCCGGTGCATCAGACAGTGAAATATTTATCTGGGACCTCAACAACACAAGTCAGCCAATGGCACCCGGCAATCGAAGCCAACCTTACGACCATGTCCAGGGTCTAGCTTGGAATCAGCAG GTACAACATATTCTAGGATCCACATTTGCTACGAGATGTTTGGTATGGGATCTCAGGAAGAATGAACCTATTATGAAGTTGAG CGACTCGCAGTTCCGCACGCGCTGGCGCGCGCTGGCGTGGCACCCCGGCGTGGCCACGCAGCTGTGCGTCGCCTCCGAGGACGACCAGGCGCCCGTCGTGCAGCTCTGGGACCTCAG ATTGGCCGCATCCCCGCTGGCGACCCTGGAAGGACACGAGAAGGGCGCGCTGGCGCTGTCCTGGAGCCGACACGACCACGATCTGCTGCTGTCGGCCGGACGAGATGGGAGACTGCTCGCCTGGAACCCGAACAACACTAAACCG GGCGGCGAGCTGGTGGTGGAAGTGAACCGCCAGTCGGCGTGGGTGTTCGACGTGGCGTGGGCGGCGCGCGAGCCCGGCCTGCTGGCCGCCGCCTCCTTCGATCACTCGCTGGCGCTGCACACGCTGTTCGCGACCAGCAGCGTAGCG GGCGGCAGCAGCGCGAGCAACAACAACATAATGGACTCGTTCGGCGGCGCGGACTCGTTCGCGGCGCTGCCCGCCGTGCAGCTcagcgcgccgccgcccgccgcgcccgcgcagccgccgcgcgcgccgcgctgGATGCGCCGCCCCGCCGCCGCCAAGTTCGCG TTCGGTGGAAAATTAGTAACATTCGAGAAATGCCCACAAGAGACCGACTCACACAAGCTGGTATACGTCAGCcag GTAGTCAGTGAACCAGAAATAGTCGAAAAGGCGTTCGAGTTGGACACAGTGATAGGACTAACCCTCAGCCAGGAGCCCGGGGCTGCGGAGAAATTGGCGGA ATACTGTCGTGTGAAGGGCGACGCAGCGACGGACCAACACGAGCGCTTTACGTGGTTCTTCCTGCGAGCCAACTTCCTTCCCACGTACCGGACCGAGATACTGAACTTGCTCG GCTTCAAGCAAGAAGAGATATCGTCAAAGTTCAAGAGTCAACCGAACAATGAACCACGCGCCCCACAGGACAACTTCGGACTCAGTAGA AGAGAGAGCACTGAGACCGAAGCGGAACTGTCTACAGACACAAGCACTGATCTATCT gaTGCTCAAACCTTGATCGAGAAGAAGCTCGCAAGCATAGACCTCGAACCGACTGTGACTAACGTCGTCATACCGAGCGGTGACg ACTCAACGAGCCTTATCTGCCGCGCGCTCGTGTGCGGCAACATCGAGGAAGCCGTCGATCTCTGCCTCGAGGCGAAAAGAGTAGCCGATGCGCTCATCATCGCTTCGTTAG GCAGCCAGGAGCTGCAGTACCGCGTGCAGCGCGCGCAGCtgagcgcgcgcgccgccgacCCCGTGGCGCTGGTGGCCGGCGCGCTGCTGCGCGGCGCCTGGGACGGCCTGCTGCGCGCCGTGGCGCCCGCCGCCTGGAGGCACGCGCTGGCCGCGCTCGCCGCGCACTGCGAGCCGCGCGCGCTGGCGCACTACTGCG AGGTGCTGGGCGACAAGCTGGCGGCGGACAGCGAGCCGGCGCTGCGCGACGCGGCCGCGCTGTGCTACGTGTGCGGCGCGCACGGGGACGCGCTggcggcgcgcgcgctgcgggccccgccgcccgccgccgccgagCTGGCGCGCCAGGCCGAGCTGGCGCTGCTGATGCGCGCCGCAGCCGCCGTGCAGGGCCGACCCGCCCAG GAGGGCGGGCAGCTGGATGCGCTGCTGAGCCGCTACGCGGCGCGCGTGGCGGCGCAGGGCTGCCTGCACAGCGCGCTGGCGGCGCTGCGCGGCGCGCGCTCCGAGCTGCGCGAGCGCCTGCACGCCGCGCTCGCCTCGCGGGACCAG AAGCAGCAGCAGTACCAGCAGCAGCACCAGCACCAGCACCAGCAGCAGCAGACGTCGACGCGTGCGCGTACAGTGAGCACTCACTCGAACTTCGCAAACAATGAAAACATTGGGGCTTACAAAATGC aACCCCCAGCAGCGACCCACGAGCCTCAGAGTTGGTCCGCAAGCTCTCACCCGCCACGCCCCGCGAGTGTCTCTTCGCAGCCTG GTGGAATCACAAGTCGTTCGAAATACAAAGTCGATCCCTCGGTTCAGTCCGCACCTCTTTACAATCAATATAGCTTTAACAATCCACCCCAGGCCCCCTCCTACGGGTACAACAGCCCCATACCAGATCAGTACAGTGCCGCTAGCGTGCCGAGTCATAACTTCACACCGATCAACCAGCAACAGAATTATCCATCGAATCCTCCTCAATTGATGAACCCATTAAATTCAGCACCATTAAATCCGATGAATCCATTAAATCCGGCGCCGTTAAATCCCATGATTCCTTTAAATCCGATGAACACGTTAAACCAGTCGAACAATGCAACGTTGAATCCCATGCACCCGTCGGTGAACGGTAACTACTACCAGGCGGCGGAGGCCGCTCCCGGCCCCAAGCCGGCGGCGCCCGGCTGGAACGACCCCCCCATGTTGACCTCGAGGCCCAAG cCCAAACAAGAGATCCAACAACAAGCTCCGATCACGCATCCCTTATTCGGTGTAGAGCCCCCCCAATACGTGCCATTAGTACCCACATCTCAATATCCGGGCCAGCAAGCTCAGTACCCCGGTCAACAGGCTCAATATCCGGGTCAGCCGGCTTTATACCCTGGCCAACAGCAACAGTATCCTGGTCAAATGGTGCAGTACCCTGGTGAGACAACTCAGTACCCTGGACAGTATGCCGATCAGCAGTATCAAGGGTCGTACCAGCCGGCAATGCAAACAGGATATCCTCAACAG GTGGAGAGTCCCGCTCCAGCAGAGCCGGTACAGAAGGGTCCTCTCCCCGCGGAATACGTCGACTTGCAAACTGTTTTTGATTCCCTCCGGAATGCCTGTTCCGAAAAGGCTACTAATCAG CAAATGAAGAGGAAACTAGAAGATGTCCAAAGAAGGCTCGAAACATTGTACGATATGCTGCGGGAACATAGG CTGTCGGAGGCGGCGCTGGCGCAGCTgcgcgcggcgcgcgcggcgggcgcggcgggcgagcACGCGCGCGCCCTGGCGGCCGTGGCGGCGCTGGCCACGGGGCCCGActtcgccgccgccgccgccttcCTGCCCGGCCTCAAGATGCTGTTCCTGCTGGCCGCGCAGATGAAGGCGCAGGCGCGGTGA